A DNA window from Sphingomonas changnyeongensis contains the following coding sequences:
- a CDS encoding ABC transporter permease — protein sequence MADQSQSGIRLAPGVASIRRVNWPGLRALYVKEVRRFFKVQLQTIWAPAITTLLYLVIFSVALGGSGRMVLGHSFADFVAPGLIVMGMIQNAFANSSFSLLVGKIQGTIVDYLMPPLSNGELLAAMVGASVTRAVLVGLTVWLAMQFWPGVHVMPRNIWAVLWFGLFGSMFLAFLGVMTSIWAEKFDHAAAVTNFVVAPLSLLSGTFYSVEALSPLFRTISHANPFFYVISGFRYGFLGDADSPVMLGAVLLFVINLAMGAACYALLRSGWKLRA from the coding sequence ATGGCTGACCAGTCCCAATCCGGAATTCGCCTCGCACCCGGGGTCGCGTCGATCAGGCGCGTCAACTGGCCGGGGCTCCGCGCCCTCTATGTGAAGGAGGTGCGACGTTTCTTCAAGGTCCAGCTGCAGACGATCTGGGCGCCCGCGATCACGACGCTGCTTTACCTCGTCATCTTCTCGGTCGCGCTGGGCGGCAGCGGGCGGATGGTGCTCGGCCACAGCTTTGCCGATTTCGTGGCGCCGGGCCTGATCGTGATGGGCATGATCCAGAACGCCTTTGCCAACTCCAGCTTCTCGCTGCTCGTCGGCAAGATCCAGGGCACGATCGTCGACTATCTGATGCCGCCGCTGTCGAATGGCGAGCTGCTTGCGGCGATGGTGGGCGCGTCGGTCACCCGTGCGGTGCTGGTCGGGCTGACCGTGTGGCTGGCGATGCAGTTCTGGCCGGGCGTGCATGTGATGCCGCGCAATATTTGGGCGGTGCTGTGGTTCGGGCTGTTCGGATCGATGTTCCTCGCCTTTCTGGGCGTGATGACGTCGATCTGGGCGGAAAAGTTCGATCATGCAGCGGCGGTGACCAACTTTGTCGTTGCCCCGCTGTCGCTGCTGTCGGGCACTTTCTATTCGGTCGAGGCGCTGTCGCCGCTGTTCCGCACGATCAGCCATGCCAACCCGTTTTTCTATGTGATTTCGGGCTTCCGCTATGGCTTTCTGGGTGACGCCGACTCGCCGGTGATGCTTGGCGCCGTGCTTCTCTTTGTCATCAATCTCGCCATGGGTGCGGCCTGTTACGCCCTGCTCAGGTCAGGCTGGAAACTCAGGGCATGA
- a CDS encoding DUF3617 domain-containing protein — protein MLAATLLGPALASAMPPVRDAVLPRLAVLGRIQPGLWALRDREPDGRTRQQCIVDPDMFVQLAHPGPRCQRFVIDDQPVTGTVHYSCPGAGHGRTTIRLETPALIQIDSQGVTAGAPFSMAVEGRRLGDCPAAGRRRR, from the coding sequence ATGCTGGCGGCGACCCTTCTCGGACCCGCGCTGGCCAGCGCGATGCCCCCCGTGCGCGATGCGGTGCTGCCCCGGCTGGCTGTGCTCGGCCGCATCCAGCCCGGCCTGTGGGCTTTGCGCGACCGCGAACCCGACGGGCGCACCCGGCAGCAGTGCATCGTCGATCCCGACATGTTCGTGCAGCTCGCCCATCCCGGCCCGCGCTGCCAGCGCTTCGTGATCGACGACCAGCCGGTGACCGGCACCGTGCATTACAGCTGCCCTGGGGCCGGGCATGGCCGGACCACGATCCGCCTCGAAACCCCGGCGCTGATCCAGATCGACAGCCAGGGCGTGACGGCAGGTGCGCCGTTCAGCATGGCCGTCGAGGGGCGCCGGCTGGGGGATTGTCCGGCCGCCGGGCGGCGCAGGCGCTAA
- the argF gene encoding ornithine carbamoyltransferase codes for MTRHFLDLGAVGADAVAAILAEAHDRKRARAGWPRGRADADRPLDGHVLAMIFEKSSTRTRVSFDMAIRQLGGSAIILDAGSTQLGRGETIADTARVLSRYVDAIMIRTDDPAKLDELAQHAGVPVINGLTDRTHPCQIVADLQTVTERGLALPGSKWAWLGDGNNVLHSIIEAAGLFGFSVACGCPEGYDPDPAIVAEANARLAGSNARVTIERDPARAAAEADVVVTDTWVSMGQADSAAKIRAMTPYQVNPLLMASARAGATFLHCLPAHRGEEATDDILDGPQSAIWDEAENRLHAQKAVLMWCFGLIG; via the coding sequence ATGACCCGCCATTTCCTCGACCTGGGCGCGGTGGGCGCCGATGCCGTGGCCGCGATCCTCGCCGAGGCGCATGACCGCAAGCGCGCGCGCGCCGGCTGGCCGCGCGGGCGCGCCGATGCCGACCGGCCGCTCGACGGCCATGTGCTGGCGATGATCTTCGAGAAAAGCTCGACCCGCACCCGGGTGTCGTTCGACATGGCGATCCGCCAGCTGGGCGGCAGCGCGATCATCCTTGATGCGGGCTCCACCCAGCTTGGCCGCGGCGAGACGATCGCCGACACCGCGCGGGTGCTCAGCCGCTATGTCGATGCGATCATGATCCGCACCGACGATCCGGCCAAGCTTGACGAACTCGCCCAGCATGCCGGCGTGCCGGTGATCAACGGGCTGACCGACCGCACCCATCCGTGCCAGATCGTTGCCGATCTGCAGACGGTGACCGAGCGGGGGCTGGCGCTGCCGGGCAGTAAATGGGCCTGGCTGGGCGATGGCAACAATGTGCTGCATTCGATCATCGAGGCGGCCGGGCTGTTCGGCTTTTCCGTCGCCTGCGGCTGTCCCGAAGGCTATGATCCCGACCCCGCGATCGTCGCCGAAGCCAATGCGCGGCTGGCCGGCAGCAATGCCCGTGTCACCATCGAGCGCGATCCCGCGCGCGCGGCGGCCGAGGCGGATGTCGTCGTCACCGACACCTGGGTGTCGATGGGCCAGGCCGACAGCGCGGCCAAGATCCGCGCGATGACGCCCTATCAGGTCAATCCGCTGCTGATGGCATCGGCGCGGGCCGGGGCGACGTTCCTCCACTGCCTGCCCGCCCATCGCGGCGAGGAGGCGACCGACGACATTCTGGACGGGCCGCAATCGGCGATCTGGGACGAGGCGGAAAACCGCCTCCATGCCCAGAAGGCGGTGCTGATGTGGTGTTTCGGGCTGATCGGATGA
- the hslO gene encoding Hsp33 family molecular chaperone HslO — MTDTPEPDRTLAFAIMGRHARGRFVRLGPTLDAILAAHAYPPAIEKLLAEALALTALLGSTLKDEGGQMTLQAQAQGGVVDLLVCDYRGGELRGYVRFDADRYAQMPADPSLFALFGTGYLAITFDQAVSGERYQGIVPLEGGSLAEAAESYFAQSEQIPSLVRIAHRHRDGGGCVVGGMLLQHLPDGEDGRDRLHTRLDHPEWEHVRVLGETIRFEELTDAALPLETLAWRLFHEEDDVRVLGGAAIRKGCRCNAAHIIDVLARFPEGERAEMADDEGVIRVDCAFCSIVHPIPLAVIADRQ; from the coding sequence ATGACCGACACCCCCGAACCCGACCGGACGCTGGCCTTTGCGATCATGGGGCGTCACGCCCGTGGCCGTTTCGTGCGGCTGGGGCCGACGCTCGATGCGATCCTGGCCGCCCATGCCTATCCGCCGGCGATTGAAAAGCTGCTGGCCGAGGCGCTGGCGCTGACGGCGTTGCTCGGCTCGACGCTGAAGGACGAGGGCGGGCAGATGACGCTGCAGGCGCAGGCGCAGGGCGGCGTGGTCGATCTGCTGGTCTGCGATTATCGCGGCGGTGAACTGCGCGGCTATGTGCGCTTCGATGCCGATCGTTACGCCCAGATGCCCGCCGATCCGTCGCTGTTCGCGCTGTTCGGCACCGGCTATCTGGCGATCACCTTTGATCAGGCGGTCAGCGGCGAACGCTATCAGGGGATCGTGCCGCTCGAGGGCGGGTCGCTGGCCGAGGCGGCGGAAAGCTATTTCGCCCAGTCCGAACAGATCCCCAGCCTGGTGCGCATCGCCCATCGCCACCGCGATGGCGGCGGCTGCGTGGTCGGCGGCATGCTGCTCCAGCATCTGCCGGACGGCGAGGACGGGCGCGACCGGCTGCATACCCGGCTCGATCATCCCGAATGGGAACATGTCCGGGTGCTGGGCGAAACCATCCGGTTCGAAGAACTGACCGATGCGGCGCTGCCGCTCGAAACGCTGGCGTGGCGGCTGTTCCATGAGGAAGATGACGTCCGGGTGCTGGGCGGGGCGGCGATCCGCAAGGGCTGCCGCTGCAACGCCGCCCATATCATCGACGTGCTGGCGCGTTTTCCGGAGGGCGAGCGCGCCGAAATGGCCGATGACGAAGGCGTGATCCGCGTCGATTGCGCCTTCTGCTCGATCGTTCACCCGATCCCGCTGGCGGTCATTGCCGACAGGCAATGA
- a CDS encoding DUF6456 domain-containing protein, giving the protein MGRELREQRLAGAGNRSVTVNIGESALSWLAARGRISPRQALAGDTLRRDWERAGLSPRVTMRWDDPRGRRGAGTIGAPDPTMSQIDAKRRFDAAIGHVGPGLSDILWRVVCADEGLALAERALGWPARAGKLVLGLALDRLADFYRIG; this is encoded by the coding sequence ATGGGTCGGGAGTTGCGGGAACAGCGGCTGGCCGGGGCGGGCAACCGCAGCGTCACGGTCAATATCGGGGAATCGGCGCTGTCATGGCTCGCCGCGCGCGGCCGCATCTCGCCGCGTCAGGCGCTCGCTGGCGACACGCTGCGCCGCGACTGGGAACGCGCCGGCCTGTCGCCGCGCGTCACGATGCGCTGGGACGATCCGCGCGGGCGGCGCGGGGCGGGCACCATCGGCGCGCCCGATCCGACCATGTCGCAGATCGATGCCAAGCGCCGCTTCGATGCCGCCATCGGCCATGTCGGCCCCGGCCTGTCCGACATATTGTGGCGCGTGGTGTGCGCCGATGAAGGGCTGGCGCTGGCCGAACGCGCGCTGGGCTGGCCGGCGCGGGCGGGCAAGCTGGTGCTGGGCCTCGCGCTCGACCGGCTGGCCGATTTCTACCGGATCGGGTGA
- a CDS encoding coniferyl aldehyde dehydrogenase has product MDLNAILLAQRAASDAARPEGLEVRRDRLTRAIRMMVDNAEAFCTALADDFGHRSREQSMVTDIIASIRALKHARRNLARWARPERRRLDFPLGLLGARATVEYLPKGVIGVIAPWNFPVQLTMGPLAGIFAAGNRAMVKSSEFTPRVAALFEEVAPRYFDATELAFVSGGADIGQAFSALPFDHLIFTGATPIGRHILHAAADNLTPVTLELGGKSPTIIGRSADLAQATGRIALGKMLNAGQICLAPDYLLVPEDKEEAVIAGLTQSVSAMYPRLLDNPDYTAVVNARHHGRLNAYLDDARAKGGEVIAVNPAGEDFAASNGTKMPLYIVRNPTDDMQVMKDEIFGPVLPVKRYARIDEAIDYVNGRDRPLGLYYFGTDAAEERRVLDRTISGGVTVNDVIFHVSMEDLPFGGIGPSGMGAYHGLDGFRTFSHARSIYRQPRIDIAKLAGFKPPYGAATAKSIARELKV; this is encoded by the coding sequence ATGGACCTGAATGCGATCCTTCTGGCGCAGCGCGCCGCCAGCGATGCCGCGCGGCCCGAAGGGCTTGAGGTGCGCCGCGACCGGCTGACCCGGGCGATCCGCATGATGGTCGACAATGCCGAGGCGTTCTGCACGGCGCTGGCGGACGATTTCGGCCATCGCAGCCGCGAACAGTCGATGGTGACCGACATCATCGCCTCGATCCGCGCGCTCAAACATGCCCGGCGCAATCTGGCGCGCTGGGCGCGGCCGGAACGGCGGCGGCTGGATTTCCCGCTCGGCCTGCTCGGCGCGCGGGCGACGGTTGAGTATCTGCCCAAGGGCGTGATCGGCGTGATCGCGCCGTGGAACTTTCCGGTGCAGCTGACCATGGGGCCGCTTGCCGGCATCTTCGCGGCGGGCAACCGCGCGATGGTCAAATCATCCGAGTTCACGCCGCGTGTGGCGGCGCTGTTCGAAGAGGTCGCGCCGCGCTATTTCGACGCGACCGAACTGGCCTTTGTCAGCGGCGGTGCCGATATCGGCCAGGCGTTTTCGGCGCTGCCGTTCGATCATCTGATCTTCACCGGCGCGACGCCGATCGGCCGCCACATCCTGCACGCCGCGGCCGATAATCTGACGCCGGTGACGCTGGAACTGGGCGGCAAATCGCCGACCATCATCGGCCGGTCGGCCGATCTGGCGCAGGCGACCGGGCGGATCGCGCTCGGCAAGATGCTCAATGCCGGGCAGATCTGCCTCGCGCCCGATTATCTGCTGGTGCCCGAGGACAAGGAAGAGGCGGTGATCGCCGGGCTGACCCAGTCGGTCTCGGCCATGTATCCGCGCCTGCTCGACAATCCCGACTATACGGCGGTGGTCAATGCCCGCCATCATGGCCGGCTGAATGCCTATCTCGACGATGCGCGGGCCAAGGGCGGCGAGGTGATCGCCGTCAACCCGGCGGGCGAGGATTTCGCCGCGTCCAACGGCACCAAGATGCCGCTCTACATCGTCCGTAATCCGACCGACGACATGCAGGTGATGAAGGACGAGATTTTCGGCCCCGTGCTGCCGGTCAAGCGCTATGCGCGGATCGATGAGGCGATCGACTATGTGAACGGCCGCGACCGGCCGCTCGGCCTTTATTATTTCGGCACCGACGCCGCCGAGGAACGGCGCGTGCTCGACCGCACGATCTCCGGCGGGGTGACGGTCAATGATGTGATCTTCCATGTGTCGATGGAGGATCTGCCGTTCGGCGGGATCGGCCCGTCGGGCATGGGCGCCTATCACGGGCTGGACGGGTTCCGCACCTTCAGCCACGCCCGGTCCATCTATCGCCAGCCCAGGATCGACATCGCCAAGCTGGCCGGGTTCAAGCCGCCCTATGGCGCGGCGACCGCCAAATCGATCGCCCGCGAATTGAAGGTCTGA
- a CDS encoding dienelactone hydrolase family protein, whose translation MIETADYPAGGLICQASVARPEGAGPFPAVMIAPTIRGPSALERQVAERLAGLGYMAVLIDVYGKEQQDLAPDQARAQMDALLADRALLRARLLAALAFVQGLDGVDPARIAVIGYCFGGLCALDIARTGTDAILGAVSLHGVFAPPGLGPQAPITAKLLVLHGWDDPLATPDDVLCLTRELTGAGADWQLHAYGHVGHAFTNPAASSPGLAYDAAADRRSFAALTGFLAEIFA comes from the coding sequence ATGATCGAAACTGCCGATTATCCGGCCGGGGGCCTGATCTGCCAGGCTTCGGTCGCCCGCCCCGAAGGTGCGGGCCCGTTCCCCGCCGTGATGATCGCGCCGACGATCCGCGGCCCGAGCGCGCTCGAGCGCCAGGTGGCGGAACGGCTCGCCGGCCTTGGCTATATGGCCGTGCTGATCGATGTTTACGGCAAGGAGCAGCAGGATCTGGCGCCCGATCAGGCGCGCGCGCAGATGGACGCGCTGCTTGCCGACCGGGCGCTGCTGCGCGCCAGGCTGCTCGCCGCGCTGGCGTTCGTGCAGGGGCTGGACGGGGTCGATCCGGCGCGGATCGCGGTGATCGGCTATTGTTTCGGCGGGCTGTGCGCGCTCGACATCGCGCGCACCGGCACCGATGCGATCCTGGGGGCGGTGTCGCTGCACGGCGTGTTCGCGCCGCCCGGGCTGGGGCCGCAGGCCCCGATTACGGCCAAACTCCTCGTCCTCCATGGCTGGGACGATCCGCTGGCGACCCCCGACGATGTTCTGTGCCTGACGCGTGAGCTGACCGGGGCCGGTGCCGACTGGCAGCTTCATGCTTATGGCCATGTCGGCCATGCCTTCACCAATCCGGCGGCGTCTTCGCCGGGCCTTGCCTATGACGCGGCGGCGGACCGGCGGTCCTTTGCCGCGCTGACCGGCTTTCTGGCCGAAATCTTCGCTTAA
- a CDS encoding TonB-dependent receptor translates to MIRFALLAGVALMPVAAAAQSTAGGANPAPAQRQTDDFHVESAPTIIITAPYARDRAAIPFGVSVLAGAELAREVRPTIGETLARLPGVSSTAFGPNASRPVLRGFQGERIRVLTDGIGSFDVSNTSVDHAVAINPFLAERIEVLRGPAALQFGSSAIGGVVNVLDRRVPRGLPDEQLHVDTLAGYSSAADQVFGAASVDVPVSNNIVVHFDGSYLDGDDLRIGGPVLSRGARAQALASSNPEVRELADLSGRIDNTQARTWDLAGGAAYVGSGGSLGFAVSRYDSVYGIPARFDLTTGEGEAPTLDIRQTRLDVRGELNLGGGLFELLRGRFGYADYTHDEIEPEGDIGTTFTSEAMEGRVELVQQQRGGWKGAVGGQFFIRDFDAVGEEAFLRENRTEQFGLFTLQEVTSGRWKVEFGGRIERTSVESPEFDVTRRFTALSGSVGASYEFTPGWRLGVNLSRTERAPSAEELFSNGPHKGTQAFEIGDPTFDTERNLGLEAVLRGGGKGLNFELSAYYNRFSNFIYEDATGGVDPDEGLPIFEFRQQRARFYGIEAQIGATLGRVAGAEIAIDGVADYVRATLPGVGPVPRIPPLRLLGGVSATSDRLTARAEIERSFRQDRVTDFETETAGFTLVNAQIAWRPWGTGPKKPELMLQANNIFDVVARRHASFLKDFAPLAGRDIRVSVKTSF, encoded by the coding sequence ATGATCCGTTTCGCACTGCTTGCCGGCGTCGCGCTGATGCCGGTCGCCGCCGCTGCCCAGTCGACCGCCGGCGGGGCCAACCCGGCCCCTGCGCAGCGCCAGACCGACGATTTCCATGTCGAAAGCGCGCCCACGATCATCATCACCGCGCCTTACGCCCGCGACCGTGCGGCGATCCCGTTCGGCGTGTCGGTGCTGGCGGGGGCCGAGCTGGCGCGCGAAGTGCGCCCGACCATCGGTGAAACCCTGGCCCGGCTGCCGGGTGTCAGCTCGACCGCCTTTGGTCCCAACGCCTCGCGCCCGGTGCTGCGCGGTTTTCAGGGTGAGCGCATCCGCGTGCTGACCGACGGCATCGGCAGCTTCGACGTGTCAAACACCTCGGTCGACCATGCGGTGGCGATCAACCCGTTCCTGGCCGAGCGCATCGAGGTGCTGCGCGGCCCGGCGGCGCTGCAGTTCGGCTCCTCGGCCATTGGCGGCGTGGTCAATGTGCTCGACCGCCGCGTGCCGCGCGGCCTGCCCGATGAACAGCTGCACGTCGACACGCTGGCCGGCTACAGCTCGGCCGCCGATCAGGTTTTCGGCGCAGCGTCGGTCGACGTGCCGGTCAGCAACAACATCGTCGTGCATTTCGACGGCAGCTATCTGGACGGCGACGATCTGCGCATCGGCGGCCCGGTGCTGTCGCGCGGCGCGCGCGCCCAGGCGCTGGCGAGCAGCAACCCCGAAGTGCGCGAACTGGCCGATCTGTCGGGCCGGATCGACAACACCCAGGCACGCACCTGGGATCTGGCGGGCGGTGCCGCCTATGTCGGCTCGGGCGGCTCGCTCGGCTTTGCGGTCAGCCGCTATGACAGCGTCTATGGCATTCCCGCGCGGTTCGATCTGACCACCGGCGAGGGCGAAGCCCCCACGCTCGACATCCGCCAGACGCGCCTTGACGTGCGCGGCGAGCTCAATCTGGGCGGCGGGCTGTTCGAGCTGCTGCGCGGCCGCTTCGGCTATGCCGATTACACGCATGACGAAATCGAGCCCGAAGGCGATATCGGCACGACCTTCACCAGCGAGGCGATGGAAGGCCGGGTCGAGCTGGTCCAGCAGCAGCGCGGCGGCTGGAAGGGCGCGGTCGGCGGCCAGTTCTTCATCCGCGATTTCGACGCCGTCGGCGAAGAGGCGTTCCTGCGCGAGAACCGCACCGAGCAATTCGGCCTGTTCACGCTTCAGGAAGTGACGAGCGGCCGCTGGAAGGTCGAGTTTGGCGGCCGCATCGAGCGCACCAGCGTGGAATCGCCCGAGTTCGACGTGACGCGGCGCTTCACCGCCCTGTCCGGCTCGGTCGGCGCGTCCTATGAGTTCACCCCCGGCTGGCGGCTGGGCGTCAACCTGTCGCGCACCGAGCGCGCGCCTTCGGCCGAAGAGCTGTTCTCGAACGGCCCGCACAAGGGCACCCAGGCGTTTGAAATCGGCGATCCGACGTTCGACACCGAACGCAATCTCGGCCTCGAAGCGGTGCTGCGCGGCGGCGGCAAGGGGCTGAACTTTGAACTGTCGGCCTATTACAACCGGTTCAGCAACTTCATCTATGAAGACGCGACCGGCGGCGTCGATCCCGACGAAGGCCTGCCGATCTTCGAGTTCCGCCAGCAGCGCGCGCGCTTCTACGGGATCGAAGCACAGATCGGTGCGACCCTCGGCCGCGTGGCCGGGGCCGAAATCGCCATTGACGGCGTTGCCGATTATGTTCGCGCCACGCTGCCGGGCGTCGGCCCGGTGCCGCGCATCCCGCCGCTGCGCCTGCTGGGCGGCGTCAGCGCCACCTCTGACCGGCTGACCGCGCGCGCCGAGATCGAACGCAGCTTCCGCCAGGACCGGGTGACCGATTTCGAAACCGAAACCGCGGGCTTCACCCTCGTCAACGCGCAGATCGCGTGGCGGCCCTGGGGCACCGGCCCGAAAAAGCCGGAACTGATGCTGCAGGCGAACAACATCTTCGACGTCGTCGCCCGCCGCCATGCCAGCTTCCTCAAGGATTTCGCACCGCTTGCCGGGCGCGACATCCGGGTGTCGGTCAAGACCTCGTTCTGA
- a CDS encoding aspartate aminotransferase family protein, whose product MAITPLMPVYPRCGVRPVRGEGCYLIGEQGERYLDFASGIAVNLLGHGHPHLVKAIQEQAATLMHVSNLYGSPQGEALAQRLIDNSFADTVFFTNSGAEALECAIKTARRFHHVGGNPERTTLITFSNAFHGRTMATISATDQEKLRSGFEPLLGGFKVVPFNDLEAAAAAVDATTAGFLVEPVQGEGGIRPATPEFLEGLRRICDEHGLLLVLDEVQCGVARTGSLYAYEQYGVTPDILATAKGIGGGFPVGACMATEHAARGMVIGTHGSTYGGNPLAMAACQAVLDVILEPEFMANVRRMGERLRQALEQLIPNHDHLFDSVRGMGLMLGLKLKSDSRAFVAHLRDHHGLLTVAAGDNVVRVLPPLVIDDSHVAEFIDRLSAGARSFAPAEAA is encoded by the coding sequence ATGGCCATCACCCCGCTCATGCCCGTCTATCCGCGCTGCGGCGTGCGACCGGTGCGCGGCGAGGGGTGCTATCTGATCGGCGAGCAGGGCGAACGCTATCTGGATTTCGCCAGCGGCATCGCCGTCAACCTGCTCGGCCATGGCCACCCGCATCTGGTGAAGGCGATCCAGGAGCAGGCGGCGACGCTGATGCACGTCTCGAACCTTTACGGCAGCCCGCAGGGCGAGGCGCTGGCGCAGCGGCTGATCGACAACAGCTTTGCCGACACGGTGTTCTTCACCAACTCGGGCGCCGAAGCGCTCGAATGCGCGATCAAGACGGCGCGCCGCTTCCACCATGTCGGCGGCAATCCGGAGCGCACGACGCTCATCACCTTCTCCAACGCCTTTCACGGCCGCACGATGGCGACGATCAGCGCGACCGATCAGGAAAAGCTGCGCTCGGGCTTCGAGCCGCTGCTCGGCGGGTTCAAGGTCGTGCCGTTCAACGATCTTGAGGCCGCTGCCGCCGCCGTCGACGCGACGACCGCCGGCTTCCTGGTCGAACCCGTGCAGGGCGAAGGCGGCATCCGCCCGGCTACGCCCGAGTTTCTGGAAGGGCTGCGGCGCATCTGCGACGAGCATGGCCTGCTGCTCGTGCTCGACGAGGTGCAGTGCGGCGTGGCGCGCACCGGCAGCCTTTATGCCTATGAACAATATGGCGTGACCCCGGACATTCTGGCGACCGCCAAGGGCATTGGCGGCGGCTTTCCGGTCGGGGCGTGCATGGCGACCGAACATGCCGCGCGCGGCATGGTCATCGGCACCCATGGGTCGACCTATGGCGGCAACCCGCTGGCGATGGCCGCGTGCCAGGCGGTGCTCGACGTGATCCTCGAGCCCGAGTTCATGGCCAATGTCCGCCGGATGGGCGAAAGGCTGCGCCAGGCGCTCGAACAGCTGATCCCCAATCACGATCATCTGTTCGACAGCGTGCGCGGCATGGGGCTGATGCTGGGCCTGAAGCTCAAGTCCGACAGCCGGGCGTTCGTCGCGCATCTGCGCGACCATCACGGCCTGCTGACGGTGGCGGCCGGCGACAATGTCGTGCGCGTGCTGCCGCCGCTCGTCATCGACGACAGCCATGTCGCCGAGTTCATCGACCGGCTGTCCGCCGGCGCGCGCAGCTTCGCGCCCGCCGAGGCGGCCTGA
- a CDS encoding helix-turn-helix domain-containing protein has product MITAIREVRRAKGLTLEDVARACVPPTTAQTIGRLETGTRTVSVAWLNRIARALGVEAADLVRLPDRPDLPVAALLGPDGARAPRQPAVVLPPQPAPALIAVIADGSIGDYRAGDEIWCERLDPAQFAQALNRDVLVPRPAGRFAFGRLIGRDSGAEGEGRIQLLPLGAGGRQQIFADPPWLARAVRLVRAL; this is encoded by the coding sequence ATGATCACCGCCATACGCGAGGTGCGCCGTGCCAAGGGGCTGACGCTGGAGGATGTGGCGCGCGCCTGTGTGCCGCCCACCACCGCCCAGACGATCGGTCGGCTGGAAACGGGGACGCGCACCGTATCGGTTGCCTGGCTGAACCGCATCGCCCGCGCGCTGGGGGTGGAAGCGGCCGATCTGGTCCGCCTGCCCGACCGGCCCGACCTGCCGGTCGCGGCCCTGCTCGGCCCGGACGGCGCGCGCGCGCCGCGCCAGCCGGCGGTCGTGCTGCCGCCCCAGCCCGCCCCGGCACTGATCGCGGTGATCGCGGACGGATCGATCGGCGACTATCGCGCCGGCGACGAAATCTGGTGCGAGCGGCTGGACCCTGCGCAGTTCGCCCAGGCGCTCAACCGCGACGTGCTGGTGCCGCGCCCGGCCGGGCGCTTCGCCTTTGGCCGGCTGATCGGCCGCGACAGCGGCGCGGAGGGCGAAGGCCGCATCCAGCTGCTGCCGCTTGGCGCGGGCGGGCGGCAGCAGATTTTCGCCGATCCGCCCTGGCTGGCCCGCGCTGTCCGACTGGTGCGCGCGCTCTGA